Proteins encoded by one window of Lathyrus oleraceus cultivar Zhongwan6 chromosome 1, CAAS_Psat_ZW6_1.0, whole genome shotgun sequence:
- the LOC127106088 gene encoding protein MAIN-LIKE 1-like — protein MESWVSRSGLASLQRTSLNKIDTNLVSAFVERWHLETSSFHMPFGEMSITLDDAACLLHLPIRGIFWSPQDVTEELVVELVVDYLGVSQGQAQSHVRSCRGSYYKLEWLYDIFVHHRAASSCAYATRAYLLMLVVTAMLAIASFVLIASSMLNGVRKMLLEPLTDVIME, from the exons atggagagttgggtatctagatccggtttagcttcactgcagagaacgagtctgaacaagatagacacaaatcttgtctctgcatttgtggaaagatggcatctagagacatcttcatttcacatgccgtttggtgaaatgagcattactttagaTGATGCCGCATGTCTACTTCACTTGCCCATTAGGGGTATCTTTtggagtcctcaggatgtgactgaagagctagttgttgaacttgttgttgactacctaggagtgtcacagggtcaggcacagtcacatgttcggagctgcagggggtcgtattacaagttggagtggttatatGATATATTCGTACATCATAGGGCTGCTTCCAGCTGTGCATATGCGACTAGAGCATATctattgatgttg GTTGTGACTGCCATGTTAGCTATTGCTAGCTTTGTCCTCATTGCTTCCTCGATGTTGAATGGTGTAAGGAAGATGTTGCTTGAACCTCTTACTGATGTGATTATGGAATAG